A genome region from Leishmania mexicana MHOM/GT/2001/U1103 complete genome, chromosome 28 includes the following:
- a CDS encoding putative oligomeric golgi complex component 8 has translation MTTSSAAEARVRQSIVNCAVDHYELLTNAQAANMAAASLSSTAEDTAKELTASLQTLHSWSQLLQYAGQSWRQEKAQLHGAVMSHQKIVALMESPALVEECVRQTMFHEALLIFDHVMMLCQHMSDVYVFQRLQKEVVDTMEQAVNAHVLPMLSGVLTVDTAYKAISLLRRLGGSPASLRALFLRSRAAYIRQLLQEAESSVVPYSLILKYITVYKMHVNEVTLQYKACFPSSTEAQQRQATEELSLWCQEQAHMFIHLMAAALQHLHNGSELALVVQQCSSCASASARVHTDVLGLLGNVLVQKVHGLFADGMRQARTTYRTAMKTSSWRVSVYCHNNSTLTSSTVIKAPPTISDTPAVQLAQWLPLAYALNGMLSSFNTIRKCLLPGVEAPCEEEVRQLVCEVGQDMLNDAPLLDTMYSAERAVFVTFVKAFQRLWYPYVLHLVERLLGPAHREDLEDRTQALMHGIGELLFAVEPPSTVPAAESVSSLAPPPAHPHASTTLVPPIPDLTTAPVAAPSVPPATTASAPT, from the coding sequence ATGACAacctcctcggcagcggaggcccGGGTGCGGCAGTCCATTGTGAACTGTGCAGTCGATCACTACGAGCTGTTGACCAACGCGCAGGCCGCAAACatggcggccgcgtcgctctccagcaccgccgaaGACACCGCTAAAGAGCTGACAGCATCCTTGCAAACACTGCACTCCTGGTCGCAGCTTCTCCAGTATGCGGGGCAGTCGTGGCGGCAAgagaaggcgcagctgcacggcgcTGTCATGAGCCACCAGAAAATCGTGGCTCTCATGGAGTCGCCTGCCTTAGTGGAGGAGTGCGTGCGGCAGACAATGTTCCACGAGGCGCTTCTCATATTCGACCACGTCATGATGCTGTGCCAGCACATGAGCGACGTGTACGTTTTTCAGAGACTGCAGAAAGAAGTGGTGGACACAATGGAGCAAGCGGTGAACGCGCATGTGTTGCCGATGCTGTCGGGTGTGCTCACGGTGGACACCGCGTACAAAGCTatctctctccttcgtcgCCTTGGTGGCTCCCCGGCGTCGCTGCGTGCACTCTtcctgcgcagccgcgctgccTACATtcgtcagctgctgcaggaagcTGAATCCAGCGTGGTGCCCTACTCTCTCATTCTCAAGTACATCACTGTGTACAAGATGCACGTGAATGAGGTGACGCTGCAGTACAAGGCGTGCTTCCCGTCCAGCACCGAggcccagcagcggcaggcgacggaggagctGAGCCTATGGTGTCAGGAGCAGGCGCACATGTTCATACACctcatggcggcggcgctccagcacctgcacaACGGCTCTGAACTGGCGCTcgtggtgcagcagtgcagcagctgcgcgagtgcAAGTGCGCGGGTGCACACAGACGTGCTTGGGCTCCTGGGCAACGTACTTGTCCAGAAGGTGCACGGGCTCTTCGCTGACGGCATGCGGCAGGCCCGGACCACCTATCGCACTGCCATGAAGACCTCCTCGTGGCGTGTTTCTGTGTACTGTCACAACAACTCGACGCTGACGTCGTCTACGGTGATCAAGGCCCCTCCGACTATTAGCGACACGCCAGCCGTGCAGCTAGCTCAGTGGCTGCCGCTCGCGTACGCGCTCAACGGGATGCTCTCCTCCTTCAACACCATCCGCAAGTGCCTGTTACCGGGGGTTGAGGCACCGTGTGAGGAGGAagtgcggcagctggtgTGCGAGGTGGGACAGGACATGCTGAATGACGCGCCTCTGCTCGACACAATGTACAGCGCTGAACGGGCAGTGTTCGTGACCTTTGTGAAGGCGTTTCAACGGCTGTGGTACCCATATGTACTACACCTAGTTGAGCGCCTTCTCGGACCTGCGCACCGCGAGGACTTGGAGGATCGCACGCAGGCTCTGATGCATGGCATTGGAGAGCTTCTGTTTGCGGTAGAGCCACCGTCGACGGTGCCGGCTGCAGAAAGTGTGAGCTCTTTGgctccgccgcctgcacACCCGCATGCATCGACGACACTCGTTCCACCGATACCGGAcctcaccaccgcccccgTTGCGGCGCCTTCGGTGCCGCCAGCGACAACTGCCTCTGCACCGACCTAG
- a CDS encoding putative glutamate dehydrogenase codes for MASSCLKYASVDEFIAKCVLSRDPHQPEFTQAVREVMTSLWPFLQKNPKYAQDGLLERIVEPERVIQFRVPWMDDNGVTHVNRAFRVQFNSAIGPYKGGMRFHPSVNLSILKFLGFEQTFKNSLTTLPMGGGKGGADFDPKGKSDCEVMRFCQSLVAELYRHIGADTDVPAGDIGVGGREVGYMNGMYWKLRNTNECTFTGKGLSFQGSAIRPEATGYGLVYFAQSMLMHVKDSLEGKVVLVSGSGNVAQYAIEKCIELGAKVVTASDSKGYVHDQSGFNKEKLAKLKELKNVRRVTLEEYAEETGVTYVPGKRPWCVKADIALPCATQNEIEAADAKTMVANGVKLVAEGANMPATEEATEIFQKEGVLFAPGKASNAGGVAISGLEMSQNAARLAWTAEEVDSRLRSIMSSIHGSCVQYGEKDGKVSYVDGANIAGFVKVADAMLALGIV; via the coding sequence ATGGCCTCGAGCTGTCTCAAGTACGCGTCTGTGGACGAGTTCATCGCAAAGTGCGTCCTCTCTCGCGACCCGCATCAGCCTGAATTCACGCAGGCTGTCCGTGAGGTGATGACGTCACTGTGGCCGTTCCTGCAGAAGAATCCCAAGTACGCTCAGGATGGCCTGCTAGAGCGCATTGTGGAGCCGGAGCGCGTGATTCAGTTCCGCGTCCCTTGGATGGATGACAACGGCGTCACCCACGTCAACCGCGCCTTCCGGGTCCAGTTCAACTCGGCCATCGGCCCCTACAAGGGAGGCATGCGTTTTCACCCCTCCGTCAACCTCTCTATCCTTAAGTTTCTTGGCTTCGAGCAGACCTTCAAGAACTCGCTCACGACGCTGCCCATGGGTGGCGGCAAGGGTGGGGCCGACTTCGACCCCAAGGGCAAGAGCGACTGCGAGGTGATGCGCTTCTGCCAGTCACTCGTGGCGGAGCTCTACCGGCACATCGGCGCCGACACTGACGTGCCGGCTGGCGACATCGGCGTCGGTGGTCGCGAGGTAGGCTACATGAACGGCATGTACTGGAAGCTGCGGAACACGAACGAGTGCACGTTTACCGGTAAGGGCCTCTCCTTCCAGGGCAGTGCGATCCGCCCTGAGGCTACGGGGTACGGCCTCGTGTACTTCGCGCAGTCGATGTTGATGCATGTCAAAGACTCTCTCGAGGGCAAGGTTGTCCTCGTGTCGGGCTCCGGCAACGTTGCGCAGTACGCGATCGAGAAGTGCATAGAGCTCGGAGCGAAGGTCGTCACAGCCTCCGACTCAAAGGGCTACGTACACGACCAGAGTGGCTTCAACAAGGAGAAGTTGGCgaagctgaaggagctgaagAACGTGCGCCGCGTGACGCTGGAGGAAtacgcggaggagacgggcGTCACGTACGTGCCAGGCAAGCGCCCGTGGTGTGTGAAGGCCGATATCGCCCTCCCGTGCGCCACGCAGAACGAGATCGAGGCGGCCGATGCCAAGACGATGGTGGCGAACGGCGTGAAGCTGGTCGCGGAGGGTGCCAACATGCCGGCAACGGAGGAGGCTACGGAGATCTTCCAGAAGGAGGGTGTGCTGTTCGCCCCTGGCAAGGCCTCCAACGCCGGTGGCGTGGCCATCTCCGGGCTTGAGATGTCGCAGaacgcggcgcgcctggcaTGGACAGCCGAGGAGGTCGACAGCCGCCTGCGCAGCATCATGTCCAGCATCCATGGCTCATGCGTGCAGTACGGCGAAAAAGATGGCAAGGTCAGCTACGTGGACGGCGCAAACATTGCTGGCTTCGTGAAGGTGGCGGATGCCATGCTGGCTCTCGGCATCGTCTAG
- a CDS encoding putative sodium/sulphate symporter translates to MKFGKRLQDEIVLEWADYYVSYKRLKQFIHNSELRGSEFSNELFNIITEELAKAEGLFQQLMTDLQEEHDRLMKMNPDLPVGPATKPRKFYRRKKGSSANDEAPNEETGLVSTATSSVCDPSVVDGDVVPRHQPTGLGAILKRLFLLLIGDSQVKEVESNTPRALFLEWHSNAHQLQHFAELNLEAIRKSAKKLKKYRYMEDDCTAAIEAELARSRLVTLMPRLRNLLLDVSVDFERKFKVPLDQYANVAMLQEWHARWRYIFVGAALFLVVKQLPVLTEEPAAHNCLALFVLVITLWITEAIPFFCTAMLIPLVAVPLRIVRDPTKHESATATVASHIILGKLFNHVQILVMGGLTIAKAFSRTNLEMYAASMLHRWTAHRPSLYLLGVMLSSCLLCAFVSNVAAPLLVLGVVQRTLWEFPEGTNAPHGILLGLAFACNIGGMLSPIASPQNAVAISALSFYKVSFAQWVSVALPVVLFSVVAAWAVVLIVWRPFIDVPYIPLQVVNTAAEEPVSSATRVVVLVVSAITITLWILPANLLFGDTGIVALIPIVVFFGIGILSKEDFNTLSWHLMFLLAGGNMLGLCARDSHLLDIIAMSMKSTLTDSSPYLTLLVVLVAVGIITTFVSHTVAAMILLPIIVKIGFLMPESPGIMPVTPQSMVMLSALMCSGAMAFPISSFPNVNSLLAEDSKGKLYLRAKDFLFCGTVITLVFTACLVTWMVPFTNYVLPADH, encoded by the coding sequence TGCAGGAGGAGCACGACAGACTCATGAAGATGAATCCCGACCTCCCTGTGGGCCCGGCGACAAAGCCGCGCAAGTTCTACCGCCGCaagaagggcagcagcgcgaacGACGAAGCGCCAAACGAGGAGACAGGGCTTgtgagcaccgccaccagctctGTGTGTGACCCGTCAGTTGTGGACGGGGATGTGGTGCCGCGCCACCAGCCCACCGGCCTTGGCGCTATCCTCAAGCGACTTTTTTTACTGCTCATTGGTGACTCACAGGTGAAGGAAGTGGAGAGCAATACACCGCGAGCACTCTTCCTCGAGTGGCACTCAAACGCGCATCAACTGCAGCACTTCGCGGAGCTAAACCTTGAGGCCATCCGCAAGTCCGCCAAGAAACTGAAGAAGTATCGCTACATGGAAGACGACTGCACGGCTGCCATCGAGGCCGAGCTCGCCCGCTCGCGGCTGGTCACCCTCATGCCGCGTTTGCGCAACCTCTTGTTAGACGTAAGCGTGGACTTTGAACGCAAGTTCAAGGTACCGCTGGACCAGTACGCCAACGTGGCCATGTTACAGGAGTGGCATGCGAGGTGGCGCTACATCTTCGTCGGGGCCGCGCTGTTCCTGGTGGTGAAGCAGCTGCCGGTACTAACGGAGGAGCCAGCGGCCCACAACTGCCTGGCCCTTTTCGTGCTCGTAATCACACTGTGGATCACCGAGGCGATTCCGTTCTTCTGCACGGCCATGCTCATTCCGCTCGTTGCTGTCCCGTTGCGCATTGTCAGGGACCCGACAAAGCATGAGAGCGCGACAGCAACGGTGGCGTCGCATATCATCTTGGGTAAACTCTTCAATCATGTTCAGATTCTCGTCATGGGTGGTCTCACCATCGCCAAGGCGTTTTCGCGCACGAACCTGGAGATGTATGCTGCGAGTATGCTGCATCGGTGGACGGCGCACCGCCCGTCGCTTTATTTGCTTGGTGTGATGCTGTCCAGCTGCCTCTTGTGTGCCTTCGTGTCGAATGTGGCGGCCCCGTTGCTGGTGCTCGGGGTAGTGCAGCGCACTCTGTGGGAGTTCCCAGAGGGGACGAACGCGCCGCACGGCATCCTGCTGGGCCTTGCCTTTGCGTGCAACATCGGTGGCATGCTCTCGCCCATCGCGTCTCCGCAgaacgccgtcgccatctcAGCGCTGAGCTTCTATAAAGTATCCTTCGCGCAGTGGGTCAGCGTCGCCCTCCCGGTCGTGCTCTTCAGTGTGGtcgcagcgtgggcagttGTGCTGATTGTATGGCGGCCGTTTATCGATGTCCCGTATATCCCGCTGCAGGTTGTAAAcaccgcggcagaggagccGGTGTCTTCCGCGACAcgcgtggtggtgctggtggtgtcGGCTATCACAATCACGCTCTGGATCCTGCCGGCCAATCTTTTGTTTGGCGACACCGGCATCGTGGCTCTCATCCCGATTGTCGTGTTCTTTGGTATCGGTATCTTGTCGAAGGAGGACTTCAACACACTCTCCTGGCATCTAATGTTCTTGCTTGCCGGAGGTAACATGCTGGGGCTCTGCGCTCGAGACTCTCACTTGCTTGACATCATTGCTATGAGCATGAAGTCAACCCTGACAGACTCGTCGCCGTACCTCACCCTGTTGGTGGTGCTCGTCGCCGTGGGCATCATCACGACCTTTGTGTCTCACACGGTGGCGGCTATGATCTTGCTACCTATAATTGTGAAGATCGGCTTCCTCATGCCCGAGTCCCCTGGTATCATGCCCGTCACTCCACAGTCGATGGTCATGCTGTCCGCCTTGATGTGCTCCGGTGCCATGGCATTCCCTATCAGCTCCTTCCCCAACGTGAACTCACTGCTGGCCGAAGATTCGAAGGGCAAGTTGTACTTGCGAGCGAAGGACTTCCTCTTTTGTGGTACGGTGATCACGCTGGTGTTCACGGCGTGCCTCGTGACATGGATGGTGCCCTTCACCAACTATGTGCTCCCTGCCGACCATTGA